A part of Candidatus Nezhaarchaeota archaeon genomic DNA contains:
- a CDS encoding fibrillarin-like rRNA/tRNA 2'-O-methyltransferase, translating into MKVKLYEGMEGVYVVELEDGSSRLATRNLVPSIKVYGEPLIRYEGVEFRVWDAYRSKLAAAFMKGLKTSPLREGLKVLYLGAASGTTCSHVSDIVGHKGRVYGVEFSPRVMREFLERVVKYRKNVMPILADARLPAEYAHMVEEVDIIYQDVAQPYQSKILVDNADFYLKRGGWAFLAIKARSIDVTKEPSEVYRRELEVLKNGGFEIVHVVHLEPYDVDHAMILTRRV; encoded by the coding sequence GTGAAAGTTAAACTGTATGAGGGCATGGAAGGTGTCTATGTAGTAGAATTAGAAGATGGTAGCTCAAGATTGGCAACACGAAATTTAGTGCCAAGTATTAAGGTTTATGGAGAGCCTCTCATCCGATATGAAGGTGTAGAGTTTAGAGTGTGGGATGCCTACAGGTCCAAGCTTGCAGCGGCATTCATGAAGGGACTTAAGACTTCACCCCTAAGGGAAGGCCTAAAAGTTCTATATCTAGGGGCAGCATCGGGTACTACATGTTCGCATGTCTCAGATATCGTGGGGCATAAGGGACGTGTCTATGGAGTTGAGTTTTCACCAAGAGTTATGAGAGAGTTCTTGGAAAGAGTCGTCAAATATAGGAAAAATGTCATGCCAATATTAGCCGATGCTAGGCTTCCAGCGGAGTATGCGCATATGGTGGAGGAAGTTGACATAATATATCAAGATGTTGCACAGCCTTATCAAAGCAAGATCTTAGTTGATAATGCTGATTTCTATTTAAAGAGAGGGGGCTGGGCTTTCTTGGCAATAAAGGCTAGAAGCATTGACGTTACAAAAGAGCCATCAGAAGTTTATAGGAGAGAGCTTGAGGTTCTAAAGAATGGAGGCTTTGAAATAGTCCATGTGGTGCACTTAGAACCTTATGATGTTGATCATGCTATGATACTGACACGCAGGGTGTAG
- a CDS encoding DUF61 family protein, with translation MFNSIYDLREELHRRFENILAREIERINDHLPKESKTLKELLSMEEPKVITRSGDVLIIDRSELELLAKLVPSNYHDKFKLPIIILRMIEMGEGVYLICGGELEVQAIRKVLGDKEAVHYNDGKAFLYKPYVAILRGKLRTTTVIGFAAGME, from the coding sequence TTGTTTAATAGCATCTACGACCTAAGGGAGGAGTTACATCGAAGGTTTGAGAATATCTTGGCACGAGAGATAGAGAGGATAAACGATCATTTACCTAAGGAAAGCAAAACGCTCAAAGAGCTTTTAAGTATGGAGGAGCCAAAAGTCATAACGAGATCGGGTGATGTACTAATAATTGATAGAAGTGAACTAGAACTATTAGCTAAACTCGTACCTTCCAATTACCATGACAAATTCAAGTTGCCCATAATCATTCTACGCATGATAGAAATGGGCGAGGGTGTATACCTGATATGTGGAGGTGAGTTAGAAGTCCAGGCAATAAGAAAGGTTTTAGGAGATAAAGAGGCTGTTCATTATAATGATGGTAAAGCATTTTTATACAAGCCTTATGTAGCTATTTTGAGAGGTAAGCTTAGGACAACAACTGTCATAGGCTTTGCTGCTGGTATGGAGTGA
- a CDS encoding helix-turn-helix domain-containing protein, whose product MSSIQSLLTKTVNTLHEKGFEVSKPYINERSSINIVARSNEKLLIVKALSNVNELKSYCITEIKKAGYALRGSPLVVSDKEIDEEIDKEVIYEKQGIYALHVDALRKYLEGKRWYVYCKGGRFYVKIDGERLRRLREKIGLSLGGLANLLGISRKAVYEYERDEMDATIDVAIKLYEILREFVNEDEALQAFKPIDIPIMMTSPDIRNHDERFKARRYRLQEEVASKLLKLGFSVLRFRGAPFNLIAKGDNGKKTILILAIETLDERTREEAEVLRDVAEVAKVKGLIVTRKVSHENEGVISSRKLESISNPDELIEITSSS is encoded by the coding sequence GTGTCGTCAATACAAAGTCTTCTAACAAAAACGGTAAATACATTACATGAAAAAGGCTTCGAGGTCTCGAAGCCCTATATTAATGAAAGGAGCTCAATAAACATAGTTGCTAGAAGTAACGAGAAATTGCTTATAGTTAAAGCTCTCAGTAATGTCAATGAACTGAAGAGCTACTGCATCACCGAGATTAAGAAAGCAGGCTATGCTCTTAGGGGATCTCCTTTAGTTGTTAGTGATAAAGAAATTGATGAGGAAATAGATAAAGAAGTTATTTATGAAAAACAAGGCATCTATGCACTCCACGTAGATGCACTGAGAAAGTATTTAGAAGGCAAAAGATGGTACGTTTACTGTAAAGGTGGGAGATTTTACGTAAAGATTGATGGTGAAAGGTTAAGGAGATTACGTGAAAAGATAGGACTATCATTGGGAGGACTAGCAAATCTACTGGGCATTTCGAGGAAGGCAGTCTACGAATATGAAAGAGACGAGATGGATGCCACAATCGATGTGGCAATAAAGCTTTACGAAATATTGAGAGAATTTGTCAACGAAGATGAAGCTTTACAAGCTTTTAAGCCAATCGACATTCCGATTATGATGACAAGCCCAGATATTAGGAACCATGATGAAAGGTTTAAGGCTAGAAGATATAGATTACAAGAAGAGGTAGCTTCAAAGCTACTAAAGCTGGGCTTTTCTGTTCTCAGATTTAGAGGTGCCCCCTTCAATCTTATAGCAAAGGGGGACAATGGCAAGAAGACAATACTCATTCTTGCCATCGAAACACTAGATGAAAGAACTAGAGAGGAAGCTGAGGTATTAAGAGATGTAGCTGAAGTGGCTAAAGTAAAAGGGCTTATCGTGACTCGGAAAGTATCGCATGAGAATGAAGGAGTGATAAGTTCAAGAAAGCTAGAGAGTATATCAAACCCTGATGAATTAATTGAGATAACATCGTCAAGTTAA
- a CDS encoding tRNA (guanine(10)-N(2))-dimethyltransferase, whose protein sequence is MRVKIPIKVSGEGGVKIALPDDNIIGEDRARRLVFYNKLMAFSRDFSICTIKAYAKLTNKKKLKIAEPLTASGVRGLRYAKEIEEISQVILSDVNPIAVDFTVMNTLLNHLEDKVMVEHLDANTLLSLHAVKSRRFDIVDIDPFGSPAPYIDSAIRSTTIDGMIAVTATDMPPLCGVYPEVALKKYGGLSLRTEYCHEIAIRLILSLLYREASKYDLTIKPLISHSTRHYVRVYVQLTSSKDVENLGVIRHCYNCLHREVVRMSELERKSPSCRSCEASMRIAGPLWIGPIFDKEFCKKVLAILDSLTLPHKKTLKKTLSFIVNEADGPPTYYTIDSISRVYKVRQPKMNELVDRLRLNGFYASRTHFNPKGFRFDGSITDLIKVLT, encoded by the coding sequence ATGCGGGTTAAGATACCTATAAAAGTCTCTGGTGAAGGCGGTGTTAAGATAGCATTACCCGACGATAACATAATAGGTGAAGATAGAGCTAGAAGGTTGGTCTTCTACAACAAGCTCATGGCATTTTCAAGGGATTTCTCTATCTGTACAATAAAGGCTTACGCTAAGCTAACCAATAAGAAGAAGCTGAAGATAGCCGAGCCGCTAACAGCTAGTGGAGTTAGAGGTCTAAGGTATGCTAAGGAAATTGAGGAAATAAGCCAAGTGATCTTGTCTGACGTCAACCCCATAGCCGTAGACTTTACAGTCATGAATACCCTCCTGAATCACCTAGAGGACAAAGTCATGGTGGAACATCTCGATGCTAATACACTCTTATCACTTCACGCAGTTAAAAGCAGGCGCTTTGATATTGTTGATATAGACCCCTTCGGCTCGCCAGCACCTTACATAGACTCTGCAATTAGATCTACAACCATAGATGGAATGATAGCAGTGACAGCAACAGATATGCCCCCTTTATGTGGAGTGTACCCCGAGGTTGCCTTGAAAAAGTATGGAGGTCTATCTTTGAGAACAGAGTACTGTCATGAAATAGCGATACGTCTCATTTTAAGTCTCTTGTATAGGGAGGCAAGTAAATACGATTTAACCATTAAACCACTAATATCTCATAGTACGAGACACTACGTAAGGGTTTACGTGCAGTTAACATCTAGCAAGGATGTTGAGAACTTAGGCGTCATACGTCATTGCTATAATTGCTTACATCGTGAAGTGGTAAGGATGAGTGAGCTTGAGCGTAAGAGTCCATCATGTAGGAGTTGTGAAGCCTCAATGAGGATAGCGGGACCGCTCTGGATAGGTCCAATATTTGATAAAGAGTTTTGTAAGAAAGTGCTTGCGATCCTTGATTCTTTAACTTTACCCCATAAGAAGACCCTTAAGAAAACCTTAAGTTTCATAGTTAATGAAGCTGACGGCCCTCCAACATACTATACGATTGACTCTATATCACGCGTTTATAAGGTGAGGCAGCCGAAAATGAATGAACTAGTGGATAGGCTAAGGTTAAATGGCTTCTATGCTTCTCGTACGCACTTTAATCCCAAAGGCTTTAGATTTGATGGAAGTATTACTGATCTAATTAAAGTATTAACTTGA
- a CDS encoding RlmE family RNA methyltransferase, with product MSKRWHKERARDFYYKHAKQLGLRSRAAFKLIEIAKKFNIFKRGYIVLDLGAYPGGWLQVASRAVGKSGLVIGVDLKPVKDLGFSNVILIVGDVCDESTHEKIVKVLPRKADVILSDISPKLTGVWPTDMAKHYYLIDCVLMLVLKVLKQGGTAVIKAFQGGEERELIARLCAMFNEVHKLKPKASKPKSRELYLVCLGFRGSN from the coding sequence ATGTCAAAGCGATGGCATAAGGAAAGGGCGAGAGACTTTTATTATAAACATGCGAAACAATTAGGCTTAAGGTCTCGTGCAGCCTTTAAACTCATTGAAATAGCTAAAAAGTTTAATATATTCAAGAGAGGTTACATAGTCCTGGATCTCGGAGCTTACCCCGGAGGATGGTTGCAAGTAGCGTCGAGGGCTGTCGGGAAAAGCGGGCTAGTCATAGGCGTTGACTTAAAGCCGGTCAAAGATTTAGGATTTTCAAATGTCATTTTGATAGTGGGCGATGTATGTGATGAAAGTACCCATGAAAAGATAGTAAAAGTACTACCGCGTAAAGCTGATGTAATATTATCAGACATCTCACCCAAACTGACCGGCGTATGGCCAACAGATATGGCGAAACACTATTACCTAATAGACTGTGTTTTAATGCTCGTGCTTAAGGTATTAAAACAAGGAGGTACAGCCGTCATTAAAGCTTTTCAAGGTGGTGAAGAAAGAGAATTGATAGCTAGGCTATGTGCAATGTTTAATGAAGTACATAAGCTTAAGCCTAAGGCGTCAAAACCGAAAAGTAGGGAGCTATACTTAGTATGCTTAGGCTTTCGGGGTAGTAATTAA
- a CDS encoding transcription initiation factor IIB produces the protein MKDQPTDESDFRCPECGSTDFFRDYDRAEMACAHCGLVISERLMDLGPEWRAFNSEQQDKRARAGAPLTLTIHDKGLSTIIDWHCNDKSSKFLSPTKRIQIYKLRKWQQRSRVSNAFERNLTFALSELERVASHLGLPRNVRESAAILYRKMVEARMIRGRSIESMVAAVIYAACRQNKIPRTLDEIAQVMNIKKREVGRSYRLLLRTLTAKITPVASISFIPRLVNKLNLSHDVQKLAITIIEKARDMGLTSGRGPMGIAAASIYIASVLQHVKCTQRDIASSANVTEVTIRNRYQELMRKLDFLVTI, from the coding sequence ATGAAGGATCAACCGACCGATGAATCCGACTTTAGATGTCCCGAGTGTGGAAGCACGGACTTCTTTAGAGACTATGACCGAGCTGAAATGGCTTGTGCTCACTGTGGGTTGGTTATAAGTGAGCGCCTCATGGACTTAGGTCCAGAATGGAGAGCCTTTAACTCTGAGCAACAAGATAAGAGAGCTAGAGCTGGAGCACCATTGACTCTCACAATCCATGACAAGGGATTATCAACAATAATAGATTGGCACTGTAATGACAAGTCCTCAAAATTTCTAAGTCCAACAAAGAGGATACAGATATATAAACTAAGAAAGTGGCAGCAACGATCGCGAGTTTCAAATGCATTTGAACGAAACTTAACCTTTGCTTTATCTGAGTTAGAGAGAGTGGCATCTCATTTAGGTCTTCCACGAAATGTTAGAGAGAGCGCAGCCATACTCTACAGGAAGATGGTTGAGGCTAGAATGATAAGGGGGAGATCCATTGAAAGCATGGTAGCGGCAGTAATCTATGCAGCCTGTCGACAGAACAAGATACCAAGAACGCTGGATGAGATTGCCCAAGTAATGAACATAAAAAAACGTGAAGTAGGACGTAGTTACAGGCTCTTGTTAAGAACACTTACAGCTAAAATAACTCCGGTTGCCTCAATATCCTTCATACCTCGCTTAGTTAATAAGCTAAACCTGTCACATGATGTTCAAAAGCTTGCTATAACAATAATTGAAAAAGCAAGAGATATGGGCCTAACATCTGGTAGGGGACCTATGGGTATAGCTGCCGCATCTATATACATAGCAAGTGTTCTTCAACACGTTAAATGCACGCAGAGGGACATAGCATCCTCAGCTAACGTAACTGAAGTGACGATACGTAATCGCTACCAGGAACTCATGCGAAAACTTGATTTTCTGGTTACCATATAA
- a CDS encoding Gar1/Naf1 family protein codes for MEGTLTLLGSTLHLSKSNMLIVKAVKNRAPKVGDIVYDGKGRVVGQVYDIIGPASSPYIVIKPSKDLNLHGLLKSKKVYVKPPPQCNRRKRK; via the coding sequence ATGGAGGGCACCCTAACGCTTCTTGGCTCTACACTCCACCTATCAAAGAGTAACATGCTCATAGTCAAGGCCGTCAAAAATCGTGCCCCCAAGGTTGGCGACATTGTTTATGATGGTAAAGGTAGAGTAGTAGGTCAAGTCTACGATATCATAGGCCCAGCATCTTCACCCTATATCGTTATCAAACCGTCTAAAGACTTAAACCTCCATGGCTTACTTAAATCAAAAAAGGTTTATGTTAAGCCCCCTCCACAATGTAATAGGAGGAAGAGGAAATGA